Sequence from the Kineosporia succinea genome:
GCCGAACAGCACGATGCCGGTGCGCACCGGCCAGCGGGTGCCCGAGGTGTCGCACCAGCTGCCCGAGACCACCACCCCCAGGAGCTGTGCGGCGATGAAGACCGAGAAGCCGAAGCCGATCTCCCGCACCGCGTCGAGCTCACGGGTGAGCACCGGCATCGCCGTGGACACCGCGACCGCCTCGAAGGCGATCAGCGTGATCAGCGTGACGATGCCGGCCAGCGTGGGCAGGTACGACGAAAGGGCAGGGGTGCGGTTGCTACTCACCGGATACGGCTTCAGGAACTACTTGTCGCCCGACCCGGAACTGTCGTCGCCACCGGACTTCAGGCCCTCGTAGATGTCCTTGCACATCGGGCAGACCGGGAACTTCTTCGGGTCGCGGCCGGGCACCCACACCTTGCCGCACAGGGCCACGACCGGCTCGCCGGACAGCGCCGACTCCAGGACCTTCTCCTTGCGCACGTAGTGCGCGAAACGCTCGTGGTCGCCGGGCTCGACCTCCTGCTCGACGTGCTCACGCTCGAGGAGGCCCGTGGTGGACCCCTCCGGGGAGGACAGCGGGTCGAGCTGGGGTTCCGGGTAGGGCGTGCTCATGGACGCCGATTCTACGTCTAGTCGGCCTAGTTCATCGTCGGGTCGTCCGGATAGGTGGACACCAGCGCCAGCTGGCCCCGCTGCCGGCGCAGCACCTCACCCCAGAGCCGTTCGGGCCGGTCGGTGAAGGCGTCACGCGGCTCGGACTCGACCACGAACCAGGCCCCGTCGGCGATCTCGCCCTCCAGCTGCCCCGCCGACCAGCCCGCGTACCCGGCGAAGATCCGCAACCCGGCCAGGCCGGGCACGATCACCTCGGGCGGCGCGTCCAGGTCGACCAGGCCGATCGAGCCGATCAGCAGGCGCACCCCGACGGGCTCCGCCCCCTGGCCGGGCATGGCCACCAGGCCGAGGGCGGAGTCGAGCTGCACCGGGCCGCCCTGGAACAGCCGCCCGGGAGCGGTCGTGTAGGGCTGCCAGGCCGGGAGCACGGACGAGACGTCCACGTCCATCGGGCGGTTCACCACGAGACCGAGCGCGCCGTCGTCACCGTGGTCGAGCATGAGGATCACGGTGCGGCGGAAGTTCTCGTCCTCCAGGGTCGGGCTCGCGACGAGGAGGCTGCCGCTCAGCCGACGGGTCTGGATGGGCATAACCACATCATCAGGGTCGCGGGCCTCTCGATACAGCCCAAGCCGCCGACGAGCTCAGCCCGGATCCGGCGCAGGGCTGTGACGATCCCCACAAACTCACCCACAGTGACACCCGGGCCGACCGGCCCGGGTGCCCCGACGCGTCCGTCATCGGCCGTAAATCACGCCTGGGCGGCCACTGCCGCCTCGCGCACCGCCGACGCCACCACGTTGGTGACCTCGGGGTGGAACACGCTCGGCACGATGTAGGCCGCGTTGCGCTCGCCGTCGGTGACGACCGCCGCGAGCGCGCGGGCGGCGGCCAGCAGCATCTCGGTGTTGATCGTCTTGGACTGGGCGTCGAGCAGACCGCGGAAGACGCCCGGGAACGCCAGCACGTTGTTGATCTGGTTGGCGAAGTCGCTGCGGCCGGTCGCGACCACGGTGGCGTGCTGCGAGGCCTCGAGCGGGTCGACCTCGGGCACCGGGTTGGCCATCGCGAAGACGACCGCGCCGTCGGCCATGGTGGCGATGTCGTCACCGGTGAGGATGCCCGGCGCGGAGACCCCGACGAACACGTCGGCACCGACCAGGGCCTCCTTCAGCGTGCCGGTGATCCCGCGGGGGTTGGTGTTCTTCGCGGTCCAGTGCAGGTTCTCGGCCAGGGCGGGACGGCCCGGGTGCACCACGCCCTCGATGTCGCAGACCACCACGTCGGTGACGCCCGCGGCCAGCAGCAGCTTGAGGATGGCGGTGCCCGCCGCCCCGGCGCCCGACATCACGAGCTTGACCTGCGAGAGCTCCTTGTGCACGACCTTCAGCGCGTTGATCAGCGCGGCCAGCGTGACGATCGCGGTGCCGTGCTGGTCGTCGTGGAAGACCGGGATGTCGAGCGCCTCCCGCAGGCGCTCCTCGATCTGGAAGCAGCGCGGGGCGCTGATGTCCTCGAGGTTGATGCCCGCGAAGACCGGGGCGATCCGGATCACGGTCTCGACGATCTCGTCGGCGTCCTGGGTGTCGAGGCAGATCGGGAACGCGTCGATGTCGGCGAAACGCTTGAACAGCGCGGCCTTTCCCTCCATCACCGGCATCGCGGCGAGCGGGCCGAGATTGCCCAGGCCGAGCACCGCGGAACCGTCGGTGACCACCGCGACGGTGTTGCGCTTGATGGTGAGGCGCCGTGCGTCTTCCGGGTTCTCGGCGATCGCCTGGCAGACCCGGGCGACGCCCGGCGTGTAGACGAGTGAGAGGTCGTCACGGTTGCGGATCGGCACCTTGGACTCGATGCGCAGCTTGCCGCCGAGGTGCATCAGGAACGTGCGGTCGGAGACCTTGCCGATCGTCACGCCGTGCAGCCCGCGCAGCGCCGCGATCACCTCGGGCACGTGGTCGCCGCCGCGGGTGGCACAGGTGACGTCGACCTGCAGCCGGTCCATGCCCGAGGCCGTCACGTCGAGGGCGGTGACGATGGCACCGGCGTGCTCGATGGCGTGCGTGAGCTCAGATACGGCAGTGGACCTGCCCGGCAGTTCCAGCCGGACCGTGATGGAGGAGGAAACACTGGGAGCGCTCGGCATGGCGCCCATTGTGGACCTGTGACGGGCGTGCCGGTGACCATCACCGCTTCCGCGGCCGTTGTCGATATGAACTCAATTCAGGACGTCGGGGAGCGAGCCGGGCTCGCCGTCGATGAACCCCTGGTATTCATCACATCCCATCTCGCGCAGCAGCCCCAGCGTCGGCTCGTCTTCGACGCCCTCGGCCACCACCGTCAGGCCCATGCCGTGCCCCAGACCGAGCACGGACGCGACGACGGCGCTCGCGGTCAGCTCACCGGGGAGGTCGGCGACGAACGTGCGGTCGACCTTGAGCACGTCGACGGGGAGCCCCCGCACGTACTGCAGGGACGACCAGC
This genomic interval carries:
- a CDS encoding DUF3039 domain-containing protein; the protein is MSTPYPEPQLDPLSSPEGSTTGLLEREHVEQEVEPGDHERFAHYVRKEKVLESALSGEPVVALCGKVWVPGRDPKKFPVCPMCKDIYEGLKSGGDDSSGSGDK
- a CDS encoding YqgE/AlgH family protein, whose translation is MPIQTRRLSGSLLVASPTLEDENFRRTVILMLDHGDDGALGLVVNRPMDVDVSSVLPAWQPYTTAPGRLFQGGPVQLDSALGLVAMPGQGAEPVGVRLLIGSIGLVDLDAPPEVIVPGLAGLRIFAGYAGWSAGQLEGEIADGAWFVVESEPRDAFTDRPERLWGEVLRRQRGQLALVSTYPDDPTMN
- a CDS encoding NAD-dependent malic enzyme, with the protein product MPSAPSVSSSITVRLELPGRSTAVSELTHAIEHAGAIVTALDVTASGMDRLQVDVTCATRGGDHVPEVIAALRGLHGVTIGKVSDRTFLMHLGGKLRIESKVPIRNRDDLSLVYTPGVARVCQAIAENPEDARRLTIKRNTVAVVTDGSAVLGLGNLGPLAAMPVMEGKAALFKRFADIDAFPICLDTQDADEIVETVIRIAPVFAGINLEDISAPRCFQIEERLREALDIPVFHDDQHGTAIVTLAALINALKVVHKELSQVKLVMSGAGAAGTAILKLLLAAGVTDVVVCDIEGVVHPGRPALAENLHWTAKNTNPRGITGTLKEALVGADVFVGVSAPGILTGDDIATMADGAVVFAMANPVPEVDPLEASQHATVVATGRSDFANQINNVLAFPGVFRGLLDAQSKTINTEMLLAAARALAAVVTDGERNAAYIVPSVFHPEVTNVVASAVREAAVAAQA